The DNA segment CGGAATCCGTCACCATCCAGTCCTATAACGGAGAACGCGAGCTTGTGGAGCTGGAGATCCCTTATGACCCGCAGCGCATTGCCATCCTAGACATGGCGTCCTTAGACATCCTCGATGCGCTCGGTCTCGGAGACCGCGTTGTCGGAAGCGCCTCCACCACCATTGACTATCTGCTGGACTATGTCCCCTCCGATGAAAATGGAATCGCCAATCTGGGAACCATCAAGAATGCCGACCTCGTGGAGGTAGCTGCCTGCGAGCCTGACGTCATCTTCATCGGAGGCCGCTTAAACAGCGTCTACAACGATCTGGCAGCCATTGCGCCTGTCGTCTATCTCTCCACGGATTCCGAACTTGGTGTCGTTCAGAGCACTGCGGCCAATGCCAGAACGATTGCCTCCCTCTTTGGAAAGGAAGCGGAGATTGATGCCATGACCTCCGGCTTTGATGCCAGAATTGCTGCAATAAAAGAGGAGTTTGGCGGAAAAAGCACCGTCGTCGGCATGTATTCCGGCTCCAATTTCAATGTCCTGGGCAATGATGGCCGCTGCTCCCTCATCGGCAGGGAACTTGGTTTTCAGAACCTGGGCGTAGATGCCGGTGAGGTCACCTCGACCCACGGAAACGAAGCTTCCTGGGAGACCCTTGTCTCTTTAAATCCCGGGTACATGTTCGTCCTGGACCGCAACACTGCCATCAGCAGCACGGAAGGCAATCCCGCCGTACAGGAGGCCATTGAAAACGACCTGATTAAAGAGCTGGACGTCTATAAAAACGGGAACATCGTCTACCTCGCACATCCCAACGTCTGGTACACAGCCGAAGGCGGCATCCAGGCACTCGACGTCATGATTTCCGACATCGAGACAGCCCTGGCTGATTAAATCAATCATTTAAAAAAGCAGGGAGCCGCCGCGGACTTCCTGCTTTTTTCTTCCTATCTGTACTTCCCCGCAATCAAAAGCTCCACCGCAAGCCGGTCGGAAAGCTTTCCCGTCTTCACCGCCTCCTCCGATTCCACACAGAGCGTCACATAAGACAAAATCTGCTCCCTTGTAAAGGCACGCGCCTGAGCCGTAAGCCTCCCGACGGCAAAAGGCGGAACCTTGAGCTTCGACGCGATGGTGCCCTTGTCGGCTCCCTGGCCCGTCAGTTCCTTTACCTGGAGAAGCTGGTTGAACTGCCTGGCAATTAAGAACAGGATCCGCATCGGCGGCTCCTTTAAGGTGAGCAGGTCTTCGTACAGATCCATGGCCTTTTTCGTGTTCCCTGACACGATGGCCGCCACCATATCAAAAATCCGGTTGGACACATGGACCGTCCCGACGGCATCCACGTCCTCCTTCGTAATCACCTCGCGCCCCATGGTATAGCAGATCAGCTTCTCCAGCTCCATGCGGATATTTTCCATGTCATCGCCGGTTCGCCCAAGGAAATACTCCATCACCGGCCGCGTAATCTTCCTTCCGTCTTTGGCCAGGATCCCGACGGCCCATTTCATGAGCTGATCCGTGTTCTGCTTTCCCAGCTCGGCCGCATAACCGGTTTCCTTTACCTTCTTAAAAAGCCGGTTCCGCTTGTCCACCTCGCTCTCGCAGAAAACCATGCAGGTGGTATCCGGGATCTGCGGCAGATACTCCACCAGCTCCTCGGGCGCGCTCTTAAAAAAGCCGCTGCCGTCGATGAGAATCAGACGGCGGTCGGCAAAAAAAGGCATGGTATCCGCCAGGCTTATAATCTCATGGACATCCGGTGATTTCCCCTCAAAATAATTGAAATTCATGGTGTCTTCGCCGGCGATGGCTTCCTTCAGCCGTTTTTTATAGCTGCTCACAAGAAACGGCTCGTCGCCGTAAAGGAGATAGACCCGCTTAAATTCCTTCGTTTTGATGTCCTGGTTCAATGTCTGCATGAATCCGCCTCCTCTCCGGAACAAACCAGATTCCCAACCTGGGCGATAGTCACTCCCTCCAGGTATTCCCGGCAGCGCTGATCCATGGAACAGCAGAGCTCCTCCATGACGCCTGCCATCCGGCTGTTCTCCTTTCTGCGTGTCACGGAGACAAACGTGACACCAAGGGCGTCTGCCACCATTTTAAGATCCACCGCCTCGGCATCAAGACAGAACATATAGCCGCCGTCACTTCCTTCCTTTGTCTCCACGAGCCCTGCCCGTTTGAGGCCGGCCAGGATTTTCCGCACCCTGGCCGGATTCGTGCCGACGCGCTCCGCGATCTCCTCGCTGGAATGGACGCCCTTTTTGCGGCTCAAAAAGACCGCCGCATGGACGCCGACTGCAAACTCCCCCGTCATTTCCTATTCCCCCTTCACGATCTCATAGGGCCAGTCTGTGATGCCCCCAAAATCGTACACATTCGTATATCCAAGCTCCAGAAGCTTTTCTGCCGCCTGGCGGCTCCTGTTCCCGCTCCGGCAATAGACCAGGATCAGCGCTTCCGGATCAGGAAGTGCCTCCGGCCGTTCCTCCCCGATGGACTCATTTGGGACAAGGACGGCGCCAGGGATGTGCCCCTCCTCATATTCCTCGGCCGTGCGGACGTCAGCCACCGTGGCCGCGCCGCCGTCCATGATCTGCTTTGCCATTTCAGCCGTTATTTTTTGATAGGATGTCTCTTCCCCGTACATGCTTTCTTCCTCCGTCACAGTTTCTCCGGCCGGCGGCTCCTGTTCCCGCCGTCCCTCCACGGTCTGACGGATGATGCTCTCCATCAGATCCTTATTTAACTGCCCGGCGGCATAGCCGAACACGTTGCCGTCCGCGTCAATCATGAAGGTTGTCGGGTAAGAAAAGACGCCGTACTGCCAGAACATTTCCCCGCCGTGATCCATCACGATGGGATACGTGTAGCCGTTTTCCTCAAGGAAGCTTTTGATCCCTTCCTCAGACTGCTCATTGCCGTAATCCGGCGCCGCAATGCCCAGGATCACCACCGAGTCATCCCCGGCCGCCTGATACTCCTCATAAATTTCCTGGATATCCGGCATTTCGTTTCGGCACGGCGGGCACCAGGTGGCCCAGAAGTTGAGGAAAACTGTCTTTCCCTTATAGTCTGACAGGGTATGCTCTGTTCCATACTGATCCTTTAAGGTAAAATCAATGGCCGGAAGCGCATCGGGAGCGCCGTCCCCTGCGTTTTCATCCTCTCCGGCGCCAGGCTGGCTCCCGTTTCCGGCACTGCCGGAATCCCCGGTTCCAGGCGCATCTTCATGATCCGCCGCGGCGTCCTCTTCCGGCGCACGCCCGGCACCCGTCCCGCCGGCGTCTCCTGCCGCCGGGCTCTGGCTTTCCGGCGCATTTTCGCCCTCTCCGGCTGCATCCCCGGAGGCATCCTGCTGAACGCTTCCTGTGCGTTCCGTCCCTGTCTCAGAAATCACAGACAGGTAGCCTGTCACGTCGTTCATCTTGCCCGTAAACATCAAAACGCCCATGACAATCATCAACACGGCACCGGCCTTTCCCGTGTACCGCACCACGTCTCCATGGCGCTTAAAAAATTCCAGAAGGGACGTGGTAAAGAATCCCACGGCCAGAAACGGCAGGACGAAACCGGCCGTATAGACGCCGATTAAAAGAAAACCGGCCGTCTTCGTCGCCGCCGACGCCGCCATCAAAAGAACGCTGGCAAGGGCCGGCCCCACACAGGGCGTCCAGGCAAAGCTGAAGGTAAAGCCCATGAGAAGAGCCGTAAGCGGCGACATGGCCAGCACATTGAGCCGGAACGGCAGGCGCCTCTCCGTCCCAAGCACCTTCGACTCCCCGAAAAGGCCAAGCTGGTACAGGCCGAACAGCACGACTAAAATCCCGCCGACCCTGGCAAACATCATCTGATTACTCTTAAAAAACCGTCCTGCGGCAGAAACACCGAGGCCGAGGACAAAAAAGGCAAAGCTTACCCCAAGGACAAAAAAGACTGTGTGGAGAAGCACCTTTTTCCTGTCGTAATAGAATCTCCCGTCTTCCCCGCGCTTTCCCGTCCCGCCCGACAGATAGCCGATATAGAGGGGGAGAAGCGGAAGGACGCAGGGCGAGAAAAAGCTCAAAAGCCCCTGCAAAAAAACGGTAACGGCAGGGACACTGACATCAACTGTAAAACCCATATGTTCATCCTTTCTGTAACTTTTTTTATTACAGTTTACCTCTGTAACAATAACAGAAAAGCCTGCGTTTGTCAACTGCCGCCCCCAAGAAAGCCACAGACGCGCACTGCCTCCCCGTCGGTCCAAAAAGTGACGGCACCGCTTTTGGCCGTCTCAAAAATCCGGACGCCATGGGCGAGGAGCCGCTCCTTCACCTCCTTTGCCGGATGCCCGTACCGGTTCCCCTCGCCGTAGGAAAACACGGCAAACTCCGGCCGCACAGTTTCAAGAAACGCCTCCCCGGTGGAACTATTCGAGCCGTGATGGCCTGCTTTTAAAACCGTCACCTGCCCTATCCCGCCGGCCGCCAGGATTTCGTTCTCCCCGTCCGTCTCCAAATCCCCGGTGAGAAGAAGCCGGAACCTTCCATACTCCAAAAGAAATACCAGGGATTCGCTGTTTCTGTCCGCGCAGATGGTATCCGGAAACGGATACAGGCATGACACGGCGGCTGTCACTCTCCCGCCGCCAAGGTTCCCCACGGCGCTCCCCCTCTCGATATACTCCACTTCCGTCCCGGCGGCCTTCGCCTCGGCTTCAATCTCCTCATAAACCTCATCCCCCTGTCCGGCCTTCGGCATCAGAAGCCTTGCGACAAAAATCCCTTCCTCCGGGTGGGTCAAAAGATACCGGATCCCGTTTATGTGATCCAGATCCCCATGGGTAATCACAGCCGTGTCTACCTGCTGCACACCGCGGCTCTTTAAAAACGGCGCCAGGCTGTATTCGCCGACAGACGCGTCCTGGCTGCTCCCGCAGTCCACCAGAAGGTTCCCGCCTGCCGTCTCAAGGAAAATCCCGTCCCCCTGCCCCACGTCTAAAAATGTCACGGAAAGCCCCGTCTTGGGAAGCGGCGCCAGAGAAAGCACGCCGGCGGCGAAAAGCAGGGCTCCGGCCCCACAGGCCGTCCGCTTCTTTCCCTTCTCTACCGGCCGCAGAAG comes from the Eubacteriaceae bacterium Marseille-Q4139 genome and includes:
- a CDS encoding ABC transporter substrate-binding protein, with amino-acid sequence MAALALAGCGTAKSTETTAASSSAAETTKDMSSSASEETGSKQAASESLADAPESVTIQSYNGERELVELEIPYDPQRIAILDMASLDILDALGLGDRVVGSASTTIDYLLDYVPSDENGIANLGTIKNADLVEVAACEPDVIFIGGRLNSVYNDLAAIAPVVYLSTDSELGVVQSTAANARTIASLFGKEAEIDAMTSGFDARIAAIKEEFGGKSTVVGMYSGSNFNVLGNDGRCSLIGRELGFQNLGVDAGEVTSTHGNEASWETLVSLNPGYMFVLDRNTAISSTEGNPAVQEAIENDLIKELDVYKNGNIVYLAHPNVWYTAEGGIQALDVMISDIETALAD
- the holA gene encoding DNA polymerase III subunit delta; the encoded protein is MQTLNQDIKTKEFKRVYLLYGDEPFLVSSYKKRLKEAIAGEDTMNFNYFEGKSPDVHEIISLADTMPFFADRRLILIDGSGFFKSAPEELVEYLPQIPDTTCMVFCESEVDKRNRLFKKVKETGYAAELGKQNTDQLMKWAVGILAKDGRKITRPVMEYFLGRTGDDMENIRMELEKLICYTMGREVITKEDVDAVGTVHVSNRIFDMVAAIVSGNTKKAMDLYEDLLTLKEPPMRILFLIARQFNQLLQVKELTGQGADKGTIASKLKVPPFAVGRLTAQARAFTREQILSYVTLCVESEEAVKTGKLSDRLAVELLIAGKYR
- a CDS encoding Rrf2 family transcriptional regulator gives rise to the protein MTGEFAVGVHAAVFLSRKKGVHSSEEIAERVGTNPARVRKILAGLKRAGLVETKEGSDGGYMFCLDAEAVDLKMVADALGVTFVSVTRRKENSRMAGVMEELCCSMDQRCREYLEGVTIAQVGNLVCSGEEADSCRH